The region AGCGCCTGGAGGATCTCCGCCGACATGTCACACCTCTCCGTCGTGGACCGTGACGGTCGCGTTGAAGCAGCCGTCCTCCAGCCGCCCGCCCAGGGCGACGAAGGAGGTCATGGTGAGGGAGGCCAGCCGTCCGGCCCCCTGGCCGCCGCAGGTGGGGCACAGGTCGCACACCCAGCTGTCAGCGGCGGCGCAGTCGATGACGGGCAGGGCGGCGGCCTCGCGGGTGCAGTCGTTGCGCAGGCCCACCACGGCCCCGGTGGACAGCAGCGGCAGGGGCACGCAGGAGGTGCGCCGGTCGCAGTCCCGGGTGTGGCCGGCCCGGTCGATCGCCGGGTAGGCCAGGCCGGTGGCGTGGGCGCGCGGGTCCAGGTGCGAAGCGCGCCCCCAGGCGGGGTCGTACCAGGTAGCAATGCCGCTCAGGGTGGCGGAGAACTCGCCGGTGGGCGGACGCCGGGGCGTCGCGGCCAGCGGGTAGGGCGGCTGGGTGGTGGCCGGGCGCACCGCCCAGACCGCTCCGTCACGCCAGACGCCGACCGCGTCGAACAGGTACCCGGATTCCAGGCGCGGGTGGCGCACGGAGATGCGGCCCGAGGCGCGGTAGGGGATGACCACGGTAAGGCGGGGGCGGCCGTGCCCGGTGTCGATCTCCAGGGTGTCGTCGTGGTGGTCGGTGATCACGCCGGTGGCGCGGGCCGCCTGCGCCCAGACCCGTTCGGCGACCAGGCGCCCGTCGTGCGAGCAGCGGACGACGGCGTCGTCGCCCGGCCGCAGCTCGGTGGGCCGGACCTCGCCGCCGCGCCAGAACGAGGTGACGCGTTCGTAGAGGAAGCGCTCCTCCCCCGCGGGTGTGGCCAGGCAGAGCATGTAGGAGGTGGCGTCGACGACGACGCCGCGGGCCACCCGGCCGCCGAGCGGTGTGGGCTCGGGCGCGGTGTCGGGGCCCAGGAGCGCCGCGGTGAACCGTGCGCGATCTTGGTGTTTGTCCGTCATCACTGACATGTCGTTCGCATCCCCCTGTCGCCCGACTCGTCCTACAGTGCCCATTCTCCGGATGACGGGGCCGAGTCACGGCTCACACGCCGGAACCCGGCGGTTCATGTCGACCGCATGTCCCGATCATTGCCAAGAGCGACGCATCGGACGCCTTGTGTGACCAAAGAAGAACTCCACGTCAACCGCCCCACAAGCGCTGGCACCGTGTGCGATCTTCCGGGTGCAGGCTGTGGCCGCAGGGCCGCAGCGGACCCATGGAACGAGAGAGAGCCCCGCAGATGCACACGAGCCTCCGTGCCGCCACCGTCGCCGTCGCCGTCCCGCTGCTCCTGGTCGGCCTGTCCTCCCCCGCCTCCGCCGCCGAGCTGGCCCCCGTCGCCGCCGCCGTCGACCACCTGGTGGCGGCGACCGCCGACCAGCTCGCCCTGAGCGGAACCCTGGCCTCCCTGGGCCTGTAGCCCCCCCCGGGGGCGGGCGCGCGGGCGCGGCGGGACGCGGAGGCGGCCCCGCCGCGCCGTTTGTCAGCGCGTGGCACCCAGGTTCCCGGGAGTTTGCGCTCACTGTGTGAGAGTTGTGCCCACAGGCCGATGCCGAGCGAGGCGAAGGGCGGTGGACACGTGGCAGGCACCAAGCAGACCCCCCGGTACGAGGAGTTCAGCAGCTACGTGGCCGAGCGCGGCCCCGCCCTGCTGCGCATGGCCCGCTCCATCACCGGCAGCCACAACGACGCCGAGGACCTGCTCCAGGCCGCCCTGGTCAAGACCTTCCTGTCCTGGGACCGCATCAGCGACCCGCGCGCCCGCGACGGGTACGTGCGCCGGGCCATGGTCAACGCCCGGATCTCCGAGTGGCGCCGCAGCAGGCTGGACGTGTACCCCACCGACGAGATCCCCGAGCAGCGGGTGGACGACCCCACCTGGCGCAGCGACCTCGCCGACGTGGTGCGCCGGTCCATCGACAAACTGCCCGACCGCCAGCGCACCACCGTCATCCTCCGCTACTACGAGGACCTCACCGAGGTCCAGATCGCCGAGCGCATGGGCGTCACCCTCGGCACCGTCAAGAGCACCCTCTCGCGCGCCGTGCACCGGCTGCGCAGGGACGCCGACCTCATCATCGAACGCACCACCGGCTGACACCCGGGACGCTCACCCGCGCTCCCGCGCCGCACCGCCGAGGAAGAGCGCGCTGACGAGCACGCCCACCAGGACGAGCGCCGCGTTCACCCCGATGGCCCAGGTCAGACCGCCGAGCGTCGCGGCGGCGCCGGTGCCGACCATCGCGGAGGCGGCCACGGCGCTCATGATCGGCGTGCCCATGGTGATGCCGATCTGCTGGGTCATCGTGGCCAGCCCGGTGGCCAGCCCCTGCTCGCCGTCGGGCAGCCCGGAGGTGGCGGTGACCATGAACCCGACGATGACCAGCATGTTGCCCACCCCGCCCACGAAGGTCGCGGCCAGGAGCAGGGGCATGCTCCCCTGGTCGGCCCCCAGGAACAGCAGGGCGAAGGTCGCCGCGCTCTGCACCGCTCCGCCGGTGAGCAGCGCGGCCCTGGCGGAGGCCGCGCCGATGACGCGCGGGGCGAGGACGCCGCCCAGGACGGTGCCCGCGCCCAGGACCGCGAAGGACAGGCCCGCCGCCAGCGGGCTGAAGCCCAGCACGTTCTGCAGGTAGAGGGTGAGCAGGAAGACCAGCGATGTCTCGGTGAGGAACGCTATGAACCCGGCGATGTTGCCCCAGGCCACCGTGCGGCGGCGCAGGATGCGGATCGGCACCAGCGGGGACCGGGCCTTGGACTCCACCAGGGCGAACAGGGCCAGCAGCACCGCGCCGGCCGCCAGGGACCCCCAGGTGAGCGGCGCGGACCAGCCCGCCTCGCCGGCCTGCGAGAAGCCGTGGACCACGGCGAGCAGGCCGAGGGTGACCAGCACGGCGCCCGGGGCGTCGAGCCGGGGCCGCCGCTCCGGCAGGGACTCCCCGATCACGATCGGGGCGACGACCAGCACCACCAGGGCCACCGGGACGTTGACGAAGAACGCCCACCGCCACGACAGCAGGTCGGCGAGCAGGCCGCCCAGGACCGCGCCGGTGGTGAACCCCGCCGACATCAGCGCCCCGTTGAGGCCCAGTGCCCGCTCCCGCAGCGGCCCCTCCGGGAAGGAGGTGGTGAGCAGGGACAGGCCCGCCGGGGTGACCGCGGCGGTGGCCAGGCCCTGGAAGACGCGGGCGGCGATCAGCACCTCGGGGGTGGTGGCGAACCCGCCCGCCAGGGAGGACAGGCCCAGGACGGCGAGACCGCCCAGGAAGAGGCGCCGACGCCCGAACAGGTCCGCGATCCGGCCGAAGAGCAGGGTGAAGCCCGCCGCGCACAGCGCGAACGCGGTGGCGATCCACTGGAGGTTCGCGAGCGTGAAGCCCAGCCCGTCGCCGATGACGGGCAGCGCCACGTTGAGAATGGAGAAGTCGACGGCCAGCATGAACTGCGCCGACAGCAGGAGTACCAGGATGACGGTCATGCGCGGTGTCAGCCGCGCCGGTGCGGCCGCTGGCGCGGACGCGCCGGTGTTCACGGACATGGGATCCCTCCTCGGGTTCGCAGCAACCCTCGTCCGCGTGCGGCGGCGGAGCCAGGACGCCGTCGTGGGCAGTCCCCGCGAGGGTGGTCACGACGTGACCACCCTGGGGGCGCCGCGGGCGGAAGAAGCCCCGTCGGCGGGGGGTTCGGAATGAGCGACCGCGCAGAAACGTCGGAGAGGACGACCATGGCCCCCCGCGCATCCGAACTCGGTGACTTCCTCCGGGCCCGCCGCGCCGCGCTGCGGCCCGAGGACGTGGGCCTGACCCCCTACGGCGAACGCCGACGGGTGCCCGGCCTGCGGCGGGAGGAGCTGTGCCTGCTCGCGGGGGTGAGCGTCACCCACTACACGCGGCTGGAACAGGGGCGCGGCACCCGGGTGTCGCGCGAGGTCCTGACCGCGATCGCGCGGGCCCTGCGCCTGGACGAGGACGAGATCTCGCACCTGATGGACCTGGCCGCGCCCGCCCGGCGGCCCGCGCAGCCCCGGCCCGAGCACGCCGGCGACTCGGCGCGGCAGCTGATCAACGCGATGGCGCAGGTCCCGGCGCTGATCCTGGATCGCCGCAACGACGTCCTGGCCTGGAACGGGCTCGGCCACGCCCTGCTGGGAGGGCACCTGGACCCCGGGGACCCGGACCTGCCCGCACACCGCCCCAACCTCACCCGGATGCTGTTCCTGGAGGAGCACATGCGCGACCTCTACGGGGAGCACTGGCCGGAGGAGGCGACGCTGGCGGTGGCCTCGCTGCGGCTGACCGCGGGACGCAACCCCGACGACCGCAGGCTCGCCGAGCTGGTCGGCCGGCTCGCGGTGCAGAGCGGGGAGTTCGCCGAGCGCTGGGCCCGGCACCCGGTGCGGACCTGCACGTCGGGGACCAAGCGGATGGACCACCCGGTGGTGGGCCGCCTGGAGCTGGCCTTCGAGACCCTCCAGATCCCCAAGAGCCCCGGACAGCGGCTCATCGCCTACAGCGCGGCACCGGGCAGCCCCTCGGAGCGGGCACTGCGCGACCTGCTGCCGCAGGGTCGCCCGGACGCCGAGGAGCGGCCGCGCGCCGTCCTCTCGGCCGTGGCCTCCCGGGGGTGAGGCGGACCCCTCCCCGGATTCGTTTTGCACAGCGGCCCCCCGTGTCTGTACCCTTATGGCAGCCAGGAGGATTCGCCTAGTCAGGTCTATGGCGCCGCACTGCTAATGCGGTTTGGGTTTACGCCCATCCGGGGTTCAAATCCCCGATCCTCCGCGCTCCGGCCCGGGGCCCCTCGCACGAGGGGCCCCGGGTCTTTTTCGTGCCCCGGGCGGCCCGGCGGACGGCCCCGGTCCCGGCGGCGGATCCGCGGCGTCTCGGCTCCCACCGCGTGTGCCGCCCGGTTCTCCGCGGTTCCGCACCCATACTGTGTGCCACCTGCCGATGGCGCCCGAGGCCGCACCGCAGCAGGAGTCCACCTGTCGGTGCGGGGCGCCGACGGCGCCGTGCCGCGACGAGAGAGGTGGTCTCCCGTGCCGTCGAGGGATCCGATCGCAGAGCCCTGGGGGTCGCGCACCCCCTACGGCCCGGGCCGGCGGTGGCCGGCGCGGGTCGACCTCCACCTCGCCGAAGGGGTGGGGCCCGAGGACGTCGACCGCTGGGTCCCGTCCGCGTCGATCCTGCACTCCAACGGCGACGCGCTGGACATCGCCGTGAAGGACGGCCGGATCGTCGGGGTGCGGGGCCGCGGGGAGGACCGGGTGAACCGCGGGCGCCTGGGCCCCAAGGACCTCTACGGCTGGCAGGCCAACCACTCCCCCGACCGGCTCACCCGCCCCCTGGTACGCCGCGGCGGGAAGCTGGTCGAAACCGACTGGGACACCGCGATGGGCCTCGTGGTGGAGCGCAGCAGGCGGCTGCTCGACGAACAGGGCGCCTCCGCCCTGGGCTTCTACACGAGCGGCCAGCTCTTCCTGGAGGAGTACCTCACCCTCGCCGCCATCGCCCACGGGGCGATCGGGACCAACCACCTGGACGGCAACACGCGGCTGTGCACCGCCACGGCCGCCACCGCGCTGAAGGCGTCGTTCGGCTGCGACGGGCAGCCGGGGTCCTACGGCGACATCGACCACGCCGACGTCATCGCGCTGTACGGCCACAACATGGCCGAGACGCAGACGGTGCTGTGGTCCCGCGTCCTCGACCGGCTGGCCGGGCCGAACCCGCCCCGGCTGCTGTGCGTGGACCCCAGGCCGACTCCGGTGGCCGCGCACTCGGCGGTGCACCTGGCGCCCCGGCCGGGCACCAACGTCGCCCTGATGAACGCGATCCAGCACGAGCTCATCCGGACCGGCCGGGTGGACCACGCCTATGTCAGGGACCACACCGTCGGCTACGGGGAACTGGTCCGGGTGACGGACGACTACCCGCCCGAGCGCGCCGCCGAGATCTGTGGCCTGCCCGCGGAGCGCATCCGGGAGGCCGCCGCGCTGCTGGGCGGCGCCGAACGGCTCCTGTCGACCGTGCTCCAGGGCTTCTACCAGTCGAACCAGGCCACCGCGGCGGCCGTGCAGGTCAACAACGTCCACCTGCTGCGCGGCATGCTGGGCCGACCCGGGGCGGGCGTACTCCAGATGAACGGCCAGCCGACCGCGCAGAACACCCGTGAGTGCGGTGCCGACGGCGACCTGACGGGCTTTCGCAACTGGAACAACGACGCGCACATCTCCGACCTCGCCGCCGCCTGGAACCTGGACCCCATGCGGATCCCGCACTACGCCCCGCCCACGCACGCCATGCAGATCATGCGCTACGCGGAGAAGGGGTCGATCCGCTTCCTGTGGATCAGCGCGACCAACCCGGCGGTGTCGCTGCCCGAGCTGCGCAGGATCCGCGAGACCCTCGCCCGCCGGGAGCTGTTCCTGGTGGTCCAGGACGTCTTCATGACGGAGACGGCCGAGCTCGCCGACGTGGTCCTGCCCGCCGCGACCTGGGGCGAGAAGACCGGTACGTTCACCAACAGCGACCGCACCGTGCACCTGTCCGAGAAGGCCGTGGAGCCGCCGGGCGAGGCCCGGACGGACCTGGACATCTTCCTCGACTACGCGCGGCGGATGAACTTCCGGGACGCCGACGGGCGGCCCTTCCCGCAGTGGCACGACCCCGTGTCGGCCTTCGAGGCGTGGAAGCGGGTCAGCGCGGGCCGGCCCTGCGACTACTCCGGCCTCACCTACGACCGGCTGCGGGACACCGGTGGCATCCAGTGGCCCTGCGACGCGGAACACCCGGACGGCACCGAGCGGCTCTACACGGACGGCCGGTTCTGGGCCCGCCCCGAGGAGTGCGAGAGCTACGGCCGCGACCTCGTCACGGGGGCTCCGAAGGAGGAGGCGGAGTACCGGGCGGCCAACCCGGAGGGCCTGGCGATGCTCAAGGCGGTGGAGTACGTGCCCCCGCACGAGGGACCGGACGGGGAGTACCCCTTCACGCTGATCACCGGCCGCACCCTCTACCACTTCCACACGCGCACCAAGACGGGGCGAGCCCCGGAGCTCCGGCGGGCCGCCCCCGAGGTGTGGGTGGAGGTCTCCGCCGCCGACGCCCTGGAGGCGGGTGTCCACGAGGGCGACCCGGTGGAGGTGCGCTCGCGGCGCGGGGTGGTCAGGGCCCGGGCCAGGGTCGGCGGGATCCGGCCCGGGGTGCTGTTCGTGCCCTTCCACTACGGCTACTGGGACACCGACGCGGCGGACCCGGACGGGGAGCGGGACCGGGCCGCCAACGAGCTGTCCGCCACCGATTGGGACCCCGTGTCCAAACAGCCGCTCTTCAAGACCGCCGCTGTCCGGCTGCGCCGTGTGGGCGCGGGCGACGGGCGGCCGTCCCCCGCGCCCACGACGACCGCGTCCGCTCCGTTGGACGCGGAGGTGGCGGCCACGCGGGGCCGACCGGACACTCTGGAGGAGCCCGACGGGGGAGGAACGCGATGAGGATCGGAGTGGCCCTGCGGGAACTCCACCGTTCGGAGAGCGCCATGGCCGTCGAACTGCTGCGGGTGGCCGACCGGCATCCGGAGGAGCCCGAGATCCGCCACGTGGCCCGGGACCTTGCGGAGTGGTCCCGGGAGCACGTGCGCGAGATCGAGGGGATCGCGCCCCGCTACGGTACGGACCTCTCCGGGCCGGAGCACCCCGAACCCTCCGAGGAGGGGGAGCGGGAGCTCCCCGGGGAGGACTCCGACGCGGACCTGGCGCTGCTCGCGGACCTGAAACGGCTGTACCGGCTGGGCGGCGGGGTGGCCCTGGACTGGGACCTGCTCGGGCAGGGCGCCCAGATCATCGCCGACTCCGACCTGCTCGCCGTCACCGAGCGCTGCCATCCCCGCTCGGTCCGCCGGATGCACTGGGCGCGGGGGATGCTCAAAGCGGTCTCCCCGCAGATCCTGGTGGGCTGAGCGGCGGGGAGCGGTCGGCTGTAGGGCGGCGCGACCGCCGTGGAGGGCGGCCCCGCGGGCGGCACGGGCGGCGGGCCTCGCGCTCCCTCGTGGCGGCGCCCCCTACCGGTGTTCCAGAGCCGCGTAGTCCGGGAGGCGGACCATGTTGGCCAACCGGTCCATCCCCCTGCCGACCAGTCCCTTGGGCAGGTAGGGCAGCATCCGGACGGTCTGGTTGCGCAGCCAGAGCTGCGCGGGCGAATCGGGCATCAGCCCGCCTCCTCCGGCGCCGCGGGCGAACTCGTGCGCCTGCTCCGTGAAGCCGCGCATGCGGTGCTCGTAGACCGCGTAGGCCGGGCCGTGGCGGCCGTCGGCCGCGGCGAGCTCCCCGGCGAGGAGGTAGGCGCCGACGAGCGCCAGGCTGGTGCCGATGCCCGACATCGGGGAGGCGCAGTACGCGGCGTCCCCGAGCAGCACGGTCCGGTGCCGCGCCCACGTCCCCACCCGGACCTGGGCGATCCTGTCGAAGTAGAAGTCGTCGGCGTCACCGATGCCGGACAGCATCCGGGGGATCTCCCACCCCTCGCCCTCGAAGGCGCGCAGGACGACCCGCTTCTGCGCCTCGGTGTCGCGCCTGTCGAACCGCAGCGGTTCGGAGCGCAGGAAGAACCCGGCCCGGGCCTGCCCGGGCTCGCGCTTGGGGGAGAGCGCGGCCGTCCTGCCGGGCCTGCCGCCGCCGGCCGGCATGGTGTACATCAGCTGCCAGCCGCCGAGGTCCAGGTCCGTGGTGATGGAGTAGAGCGCCCCGTAGCAGCCGAGGTCGTGGATGTAGCGCTCGTGCGGGCCGAAGACCAGGCGGCGCACGTTGGAGTGCACGCCGTCCGCGCCGACCAGCAGGTCGAAGCGGCGGGACCCGCCCTTCTCGAACCCGACCCGGATCCCGTCCTCGTCCTGCTCGACGGCGGTGATCGAATCGCCGAACACGTACTCGACGTCGTCGCGGGTGGTGTCGTAGAGGATCCGGGCCAGGTCGGATCGGAGGATCGCCATCTCCGCGATGGGGCCGCCGGAGTCGCCGAACACGTCGGTGCCCATCTTCGCGACGGGTCTGCCGTCGCGGTCGACGAAGGCCATGCCGTAGGCGCCGGTGTGCGCCCTGCGGACCAGGGGGACGATGCCCGTCAGCTCCGCCACCCGGCGGGCGGTGCCGCGGATGTCGACCGCGTGGCCGCCGGTGCGGAGTACGGGTGCCCGCTCCACCACGGTCGGCCGGAAGCCGAACCGGTGCAGCCAGTAGGCCAGGGTCGAGCCGGCGATCCCGGCGCCGGAGATGAGAACGCTCCGGTTGTCCATGTCTCCTCCTGAGGTCGCGTACGCCGTATCGAGCGCACGCCACGACGCTATCCGGGAGCCCTGGAAAAGCCTTAGGGAAAACCGTTCAGAGCGGCGTTCCGGCCGGGAGAAGTGCACTAGTACTACGGGAGTGGACTAGTACACTCGCCCTGTACCGAACCGAGGATCGGAGTGCCCCGTGCCGTCGTCGCAGCCGCCGCCCGCCCCGCCCTACCGGCAGATCGCCGAGGAGATACGCTCCT is a window of Nocardiopsis changdeensis DNA encoding:
- a CDS encoding SigE family RNA polymerase sigma factor; this encodes MPSEAKGGGHVAGTKQTPRYEEFSSYVAERGPALLRMARSITGSHNDAEDLLQAALVKTFLSWDRISDPRARDGYVRRAMVNARISEWRRSRLDVYPTDEIPEQRVDDPTWRSDLADVVRRSIDKLPDRQRTTVILRYYEDLTEVQIAERMGVTLGTVKSTLSRAVHRLRRDADLIIERTTG
- a CDS encoding MFS transporter; its protein translation is MSVNTGASAPAAAPARLTPRMTVILVLLLSAQFMLAVDFSILNVALPVIGDGLGFTLANLQWIATAFALCAAGFTLLFGRIADLFGRRRLFLGGLAVLGLSSLAGGFATTPEVLIAARVFQGLATAAVTPAGLSLLTTSFPEGPLRERALGLNGALMSAGFTTGAVLGGLLADLLSWRWAFFVNVPVALVVLVVAPIVIGESLPERRPRLDAPGAVLVTLGLLAVVHGFSQAGEAGWSAPLTWGSLAAGAVLLALFALVESKARSPLVPIRILRRRTVAWGNIAGFIAFLTETSLVFLLTLYLQNVLGFSPLAAGLSFAVLGAGTVLGGVLAPRVIGAASARAALLTGGAVQSAATFALLFLGADQGSMPLLLAATFVGGVGNMLVIVGFMVTATSGLPDGEQGLATGLATMTQQIGITMGTPIMSAVAASAMVGTGAAATLGGLTWAIGVNAALVLVGVLVSALFLGGAARERG
- a CDS encoding helix-turn-helix domain-containing protein; amino-acid sequence: MAPRASELGDFLRARRAALRPEDVGLTPYGERRRVPGLRREELCLLAGVSVTHYTRLEQGRGTRVSREVLTAIARALRLDEDEISHLMDLAAPARRPAQPRPEHAGDSARQLINAMAQVPALILDRRNDVLAWNGLGHALLGGHLDPGDPDLPAHRPNLTRMLFLEEHMRDLYGEHWPEEATLAVASLRLTAGRNPDDRRLAELVGRLAVQSGEFAERWARHPVRTCTSGTKRMDHPVVGRLELAFETLQIPKSPGQRLIAYSAAPGSPSERALRDLLPQGRPDAEERPRAVLSAVASRG
- a CDS encoding molybdopterin oxidoreductase family protein: MPSRDPIAEPWGSRTPYGPGRRWPARVDLHLAEGVGPEDVDRWVPSASILHSNGDALDIAVKDGRIVGVRGRGEDRVNRGRLGPKDLYGWQANHSPDRLTRPLVRRGGKLVETDWDTAMGLVVERSRRLLDEQGASALGFYTSGQLFLEEYLTLAAIAHGAIGTNHLDGNTRLCTATAATALKASFGCDGQPGSYGDIDHADVIALYGHNMAETQTVLWSRVLDRLAGPNPPRLLCVDPRPTPVAAHSAVHLAPRPGTNVALMNAIQHELIRTGRVDHAYVRDHTVGYGELVRVTDDYPPERAAEICGLPAERIREAAALLGGAERLLSTVLQGFYQSNQATAAAVQVNNVHLLRGMLGRPGAGVLQMNGQPTAQNTRECGADGDLTGFRNWNNDAHISDLAAAWNLDPMRIPHYAPPTHAMQIMRYAEKGSIRFLWISATNPAVSLPELRRIRETLARRELFLVVQDVFMTETAELADVVLPAATWGEKTGTFTNSDRTVHLSEKAVEPPGEARTDLDIFLDYARRMNFRDADGRPFPQWHDPVSAFEAWKRVSAGRPCDYSGLTYDRLRDTGGIQWPCDAEHPDGTERLYTDGRFWARPEECESYGRDLVTGAPKEEAEYRAANPEGLAMLKAVEYVPPHEGPDGEYPFTLITGRTLYHFHTRTKTGRAPELRRAAPEVWVEVSAADALEAGVHEGDPVEVRSRRGVVRARARVGGIRPGVLFVPFHYGYWDTDAADPDGERDRAANELSATDWDPVSKQPLFKTAAVRLRRVGAGDGRPSPAPTTTASAPLDAEVAATRGRPDTLEEPDGGGTR
- a CDS encoding FAD-dependent monooxygenase, giving the protein MDNRSVLISGAGIAGSTLAYWLHRFGFRPTVVERAPVLRTGGHAVDIRGTARRVAELTGIVPLVRRAHTGAYGMAFVDRDGRPVAKMGTDVFGDSGGPIAEMAILRSDLARILYDTTRDDVEYVFGDSITAVEQDEDGIRVGFEKGGSRRFDLLVGADGVHSNVRRLVFGPHERYIHDLGCYGALYSITTDLDLGGWQLMYTMPAGGGRPGRTAALSPKREPGQARAGFFLRSEPLRFDRRDTEAQKRVVLRAFEGEGWEIPRMLSGIGDADDFYFDRIAQVRVGTWARHRTVLLGDAAYCASPMSGIGTSLALVGAYLLAGELAAADGRHGPAYAVYEHRMRGFTEQAHEFARGAGGGGLMPDSPAQLWLRNQTVRMLPYLPKGLVGRGMDRLANMVRLPDYAALEHR